A genomic region of Glycine max cultivar Williams 82 chromosome 15, Glycine_max_v4.0, whole genome shotgun sequence contains the following coding sequences:
- the LOC100817407 gene encoding pentatricopeptide repeat-containing protein At5g55840 — MVLDMEKSIYTFLTVHRWESLNCMKYRLASLRPVHGRLALKFLNWVIKQPNLELNHVTHIICTTTHILVRARMYNFAKTTLKHLLQLPIGLNSVFGALMETYPICNSNPAVFDLLIRVCLRNRMVGDAVQTFYLMGFRGLNPSVYTCNMVLGSLVKEQKVDMFWSFFKGMLAKGICPDVATFNILLNALCERGKFKNAGFLLRKMEESGVYPTAVTYNTLLNWYCKKGRYKAASQLIDCMASKGIGVDVCTYNVFIDNLCRDSRSAKGYLLLKRMRRNMVYPNEITYNTLISGFVREGKIEVATKVFDEMSLFNLLPNSITYNTLIAGHCTTGNIGEALRLMDVMVSHGLRPNEVTYGALLNGLYKNAEFGMVSSILERMRMGGVRVSHISYTAMIDGLCKNGMLEEAVQLLDDMLKVSVNPDVVTFSVLINGFFRVGKINNAKEIMCKMYKTGLVPNGILYSTLIYNYCKMGYLKEALNAYAVMNHSGHVADHFTCNVLVATFCRYGKLEEAEYFMNHMSRMGLDPNSVTFDCIINGYGNSGDALKAFSVFDKMNSFGHFPSLFTYGGLLKGLCIGGHINEALKFFHRLRCIPNAVDNVIFNTKLTSTCRSGNLSDAIALINEMVTNDFLPDNFTYTNLIAGLCKKGKIVAALLLSGKAIEKGLLSPNPAVYTSLVDGLLKHGHARAALYIFEEMLNKDVEPDTVAFNVIIDQYSRKGKTSKVNDILSTMKSKNLCFNLATYNILLHGYAKRHAMARCFMLYKDMIRHGFLPDKFSWHSLILGYCQSKSFDVAIKILRWITLEGHVIDRFTFNMLITKFCERNEMKKAFELVKQMNQFMVIPNVDTYNALFNGLIRTSDFHKAHRVLQVLLESGSVPTNKQYITLINGMCRVGNIKGAMKLQDEMKTLGISSHNVAMSAIVRGLANSKKIENAIWVLDLMLEMQIIPTVATFTTLMHVYCKEANVAKALELRSIMEHCHVKLDVVAYNVLISGLCANGDIEAAFKLYEEMKQRDLWPNTSIYIVLIDSFCAGNYQIESEKLLRDIQDRELVSLNSYGGTKRLNELLIISRKELIHLRYKMRRKYG; from the coding sequence ATGGTTTTGGACATGGAGAAGAGTATATACACTTTTCTCACTGTGCACCGTTGGGAGTCACTGAACTGTATGAAATATAGGTTGGCTTCCCTTAGGCCTGTCCATGGAAGGTTGGCTCTGAAATTTCTCAATTGGGTCATAAAGCAACCCAATTTGGAGCTCAATCATGTTACTCATATTATCTGCACTACCACCCACATACTTGTTAGAGCTAGAATGTACAATTTTGCCAAAACTACATTGAAGCATCTGTTGCAACTGCCTATAGGTTTGAACTCTGTTTTTGGTGCCTTGATGGAGACATACCCCATTTGCAACTCAAACCCGGCTGTTTTCGACCTCCTGATTAGGGTTTGTTTGAGGAACAGGATGGTTGGAGATGCTGTGCAGACTTTCTACTTGATGGGGTTTCGGGGACTGAACCCGTCTGTGTATACTTGTAATATGGTGTTAGGTTCCCTTGTGAAGGAGCAGAAAGTTGATATGTTTTGGTCTTTTTTCAAAGGAATGCTTGCCAAGGGGATTTGTCCTGACGTTGCTACATTCAACATTTTGTTGAATGCTTTGTGTGAGCGAGGGAAATTTAAAAATGCTGGCTTTCTCTTGAGGAAGATGGAAGAAAGTGGTGTTTATCCGACTGCAGTCACTTACAATACTTTGCTTAATTGGTATTGCAAGAAAGGGAGGTACAAAGCAGCCTCTCAGCTGATCGACTGCATGGCATCTAAGGGTATTGGGGTGGATGTTTGTACATATAATGTGTTTATAGATAATTTGTGCAGGGACAGCAGGAGTGCGAAAGGTTATTTATTGTTGAAAAGGATGAGAAGGAATATGGTGTATCCTAATGAGATAACTTATAATACTCTTATTAGTGGATTTGTTAGGGAGGGGAAGATTGAAGTTGCTACAAAAGTTTTTGATGAAATGTCATTGTTTAATTTGTTACCCAACAGTATCACTTACAATACTTTGATTGCTGGGCACTGTACGACGGGAAACATTGGGGAGGCATTGAGACTGATGGATGTTATGGTATCACATGGTTTGAGACCTAATGAAGTGACGTATGGGGCTCTTTTGAATGGGCTATACAAGAATGCTGAATTTGGAATGGTTTCCAGTATTCTTGAGAGAATGAGGATGGGTGGGGTGAGAGTTAGTCATATTAGTTATACAGCAATGATTGATGGATTGTGTAAGAATGGCATGCTTGAAGAAGCTGTGCAGTTGCTGGATGATATGTTAAAAGTTTCTGTCAATCCTGATGTTGTTACATTTTCAGTGCTCATAAATGGATTTTTCAGGGTGGGGAAGATAAATAATGCAAAGGAGATTATGTGTAAGATGTATAAGACTGGACTTGTGCCAAATGGCATTTTGTATTCAACATTAATCTACAATTATTGCAAAATGGGATACTTAAAAGAGGCATTAAATGCTTATGCAGTGATGAATCATAGTGGTCATGTTGCTGATCACTTTACATGTAATGTGTTGGTTGCCACTTTCTGTAGATATGGGAAACTTGAAGAGGCTGAGTATTTTATGAATCACATGAGCAGGATGGGCCTTGATCCTAACTCTGTTACTTTTGATTGCATTATAAATGGGTATGGAAATTCTGGTGATGCATTAAAAGCATTTTCTGTGTTTGATAAAATGAATAGTTTCGGACATTTCCCAAGTCTATTCACATATGGGGGTTTATTGAAAGGACTTTGCATCGGTGGACATATTAATGAAGCCTTGAAGTTTTTCCATAGACTTCGTTGCATTCCTAATGCTGTCGATAATGTTATCTTCAACACAAAACTTACTTCTACATGTAGATCTGGAAATTTATCTGACGCAATTGCCCTTATTAATGAGATGGTTACAAATGATTTTCTGCCTGACAATTTTACATACACTAATCTTATTGCGGGGTTATGCAAGAAGGGTAAAATAGTTGCTGCACTCCTTTTGTCAGGGAAGGCAATTGAAAAAGGATTATTATCTCCAAATCCTGCTGTGTACACTAGTTTAGTTGATGGTCTTCTTAAGCATGGACATGCAAGAGCAGCTTtgtatatttttgaagaaatgcTGAACAAAGATGTTGAGCCTGATACTGTAGCATTCAATGTGATTATAGATCAATACTCAAGGAAAGGGAAAACATCGAAGGTCAATGATATTCTTTCAACAATGAAGAGTAAAAATTTATGCTTCAATTTGGCTACTTACAACATCCTGCTACATGGATATGCAAAGAGGCATGCCATGGCAAGATGTTTTATGTTGTACAAAGACATGATCAGACACGGTTTTTTGCCAGATAAGTTTTCATGGCACTCTCTTATTCTTGGGTATTGTCAGTCCAAATCATTTGATGTtgctattaaaattttaagatggaTAACACTGGAAGGTCATGTAATTGATCGTTTTACATTTAACATGCTTATTACCAAGTTCTGTGAAAGGAATGAGATGAAAAAGGCCTTTGAGCTGGTAAAACAAATGAATCAGTTTATGGTTATTCCTAATGTAGATACATACAATGCCCTTTTTAATGGACTCATTAGAACTAGTGATTTTCATAAGGCCCATCGTGTTTTGCAAGTCTTGTTGGAAAGTGGTTCTGTTCCTACAAATAAACAATATATCACTTTAATCAATGGCATGTGTAGAGTTGGAAACATAAAAGGAGCAATGAAACTGCAAGATGAAATGAAAACACTTGGTATCAGCTCCCACAATGTTGCTATGAGCGCTATTGTTAGAGGGCTTGCAAATTCAAAGAAGATTGAAAATGCTATTTGGGTTCTTGATTTGATGCTTGAGATGCAAATCATTCCAACTGTTGCTACCTTCACTACTTTAATGCACGTTTATTGCAAAGAAGCTAATGTCGCAAAAGCTTTAGAATTGAGGAGCATAATGGAACATTGTCATGTGAAGCTTGATGTTGTTGCATACAATGTTCTTATATCCGGCCTTTGTGCTAATGGTGATATTGAAGCTGCTTTTAAACTTTATGAAGAAATGAAACAAAGAGATCTTTGGCCTAATACCTCTATATACATAGTTCTTATTGATTCTTTCTGTGCTGGAAATTATCAAATTGAAAGTGAAAAACTTTTGAGGGACATACAAGACAGGGAATTGGTTTCATTAAATTCATATGGAGGCACCAAAAGATTGAATGAGTTGTTGATAATTTCTAGGAAAGAATTAATTCACTTGAGGTACAAAATGAGAAGAAAGTATGGCTGA